The proteins below come from a single Metarhizium brunneum chromosome 1, complete sequence genomic window:
- the BTN1_0 gene encoding Protein BTN1, with translation MPAVRTALRRPAAVFASHDVRALVGFCLLGLVNVVLPSIIFSSSYLIIPYSRPTVILIEASPALATKLILPHVLCHVAWWLRPCFLTACWILAAVVTAAAPPNVAPPIRILMTMLASASAAAGEVSFLSQMRYYGRWGLAGWGMGTGIGRVVVTVMPHVLTYGMGMLLRDLLHCVYYLVGILLAAHFVVLPSAPLPRISTKSPWTRSSVNDEEENIPLTPGRGGPKSTAMLRSRVKRSLTLVQPLLVKFILPMFMASSVQAFVFPASIRLQPMSASLGAFAQFKAAFGAAFQVGDFVARSSLVLFQWKQLYPLFVLLVVSSGLQLINLLFFVASSVFSLLLLASSVGVAGGAIYMAILSAVLGYIEHDARLVDADFCIGVVSSGETGGIMLGALLGAFMEMSYCASDTGARGRWCTSTR, from the exons ATGCCAGCAGTCAGGACTGCGCTTCGTCGACCAGCCGCCGTGTTTGCCAGTCATGATGTTCGCGCTCTCGTTGGATTCTGCCTCCTAG gcctcgtcaatgtcgtcttgccgtccatcatcttctcctCTAGCTACCTCATCATTCCATATTCGCGGCCGACAGTGATCCTCATCGAAGCATCACCAGCCCTGGCGACAAAACTAATCCTTCCCCATGTCTTATGCCATGTCGCCTGGTGGCTTCGGCCGTGTTTCCTCACAGCATGCTGGATCCTCGCAGCCGTCGTTACCGcagctgcgccgccaaacgTCGCGCCCCCCATTCGAATCCTCATGACGAtgctggcctcggccagcgCTGCGGCAGGAGAAGTCTCGTTTCTATCGCAGATGCGATATTATGGACGCTGGGGACTGGCCGGCTGGGGAATGGGCACGGGCATCGGCAGAGTGGTGGTCACCGTGATGCCGCATGTGCTCACCTACGGCATGGGCATGTTGTTGCGGGATTTGCTCCATTGCGTGTACTACCTGGTTGGCATTCTGCTAGCCGCACATTTTGTGGTCCTGCCTTCAGCTCCGCTGCCTCGAATCAGTACCAAATCCCCTTGGACGAGATCGTCTGTGaacgacgaggaagagaacATTCCTTTGACACCAGGGCGTGGTGGCCCCAAGTCGACGGCCATGTTGCGATCTAGAGTTAAACGAAGTTTGACTCTAGTTCAGCCCCTATTGGTCAAGTTTATACTGCCCATGTTCATGGCGTCTTCTGTACAGGCTTTCGTCTTTCCGGCGTCCATTCGATTGCAGCCCATGTCCGCATCCCTGGGTGCATTTGCGCAATTCAAGGCCGCGTTCGGAGCTGCTTTCCAGGTGGGAGATTTCGTCGCACGATCGTCACTGGTCTTGTTTCAGTGGAAACAGCTGTACCCTCTGTTTGTGCTCCTGGTGGTCTCCTCGGGGCTGCAGCTCATAAATCTGCTCTTCTTTGTGGCATCGAGCGTGTTTTCGCTCTTGCTACTGGCGTCGTCTGTGGGAGTCGCCGGCGGGGCGATATACATGGCGATACTGTCCGCGGTCTTGGGTTATATAGAGCATGATGCGCGCTTGGTAGACGCTGATTTCTGCATTGGGGTGGTATCGAGTGGCGAAACTGGGGGGATCATGTTGGGGGCTCTACTGGGGGCGTTTATGGAGATGAGCTACTGCGCGTCAGATACGGGCGCAAGGGGCCGGTGGTGTACGAGCACCAGATGA